In Malania oleifera isolate guangnan ecotype guangnan chromosome 8, ASM2987363v1, whole genome shotgun sequence, a single window of DNA contains:
- the LOC131163055 gene encoding mannan endo-1,4-beta-mannosidase 7-like produces MKHWGVGLWVLLLLLPLLIEEQRSIAEGGGTGDGFVKTNGVQFVFNGSPYYANGFNAYWLMYVAADPSQRSKVTSAFQEAQSYGLTVARTWAFSDGDSDRLLQYSPGSYNEQTFQGLDFAISEARKYGIKLVLSLVNNYENFGGKKQYVQWARNQGQPVSSDDDFFTNSVVKGFYKNHIKTVLTRSNSLNGVAYKDDPTIMAWELMNEPRCSSDSSGKIIQDWITEMGSYVKSIDGNHLLEVGLEGFYGASLPQRQQYNPNVQAGTDFIANNQIPGIDFATVHSYPDQWLSGSSDEDQLKFLNDWVNTHIQDAQTVLKKPVLFAEFGKSSKDGDFSTYQRDQLFNSVYSAIYSSASGGGAAAGGMFWQLLAEGMDNFRDGYEIVLSESSSTARIIAEQSQKLEKIRKMYARLRNIKKLKRAKAMRRNQWWAGNNNIGN; encoded by the exons ATGAAGCATTGGGGTGTGGGTTTAtgggttcttcttcttcttcttcctctgttAATTGAAGAACAGAGGAGCATTGCTGAGGGAGGAGGAACAGGGGACGGGTTTGTGAAAACCAATGGAGTACAGTTTGTGTTCAACGGGAGTCCTTACTACGCAAATGGGTTCAATGCGTATTGGTTAATGTACGTCGCTGCGGATCCTTCGCAGAGGAGCAAAGTCACCTCCGCCTTCCAAGAAGCGCAGAGCTACGGGCTCACGGTGGCCAGAACCTGGGCTTTTAGCGACGGTGATTCCGATCGCCTCCTCCAGTACTCCCCTGGTTCTTACAATGAACAGACTTTCCAG GGGTTGGATTTTGCAATATCGGAGGCTCGGAAATACGGGATCAAGCTTGTGCTGAGCCTGGTGAATAACTATGAAAACTTTGGGGGGAAGAAACAGTATGTGCAATGGGCAAGAAATCAGGGGCAGCCTGTGTCCTCAGACGATGATTTCTTCACCAATTCTGTCGTGAAGGGATTCTACAAGAACCATATTAAG ACTGTTCTGACGAGATCTAATAGCCTGAATGGAGTTGCTTACAAGGATGACCCAACGATAATGGCGTGGGAACTGATGAATGAGCCAAGGTGCTCTTCGGATTCATCAGGAAAGATCATACAG GATTGGATCACAGAGATGGGTTCCTACGTCAAGTCCATAGACGGAAATCACCTACTCGAAGTTGGTCTCGAAGGATTCTACGGAGCCTCGTTACCTCAGAGGCAGCAATACAATCCCAATGTTCAAGCAGGAACCGATTTCATTGCCAACAATCAGATCCCCGGCATTGATTTCGCCACTGTTCACTCTTATCCCGATCAATG GTTATCCGGATCGAGTGACGAGGACCAGCTCAAATTCTTGAACGATTGGGTGAACACTCACATTCAAGATGCGCAAACCGTACTCAAGAAGCCAGTTCTCTTCGCGGAGTTCGGGAAATCGTCGAAGGACGGGGATTTCAGCACCTACCAGAGGGATCAGCTGTTCAACTCGGTCTACTCCGCCATCTATTCGTCGGCCAGCGGCGGAGGCGCTGCCGCCGGCGGCATGTTCTGGCAACTTCTGGCGGAGGGAATGGACAACTTCCGAGATGGGTACGAGATAGTTTTGAGCGAGAGCAGCTCGACGGCGAGGATCATCGCGGAGCAGTCGCAGAAACTTGAGAAAATCCGAAAGATGTATGCCAGGCTGAGGAACATAAAGAAGTTGAAGAGAGCGAAGGCGATGAGGAGGAATCAGTGGTGGGCGGGGAACAACAACATAGGGAATTGA
- the LOC131163056 gene encoding glucose-1-phosphate adenylyltransferase large subunit, chloroplastic/amyloplastic-like isoform X1 has translation MDIFCATMNTNGHPLQASKGRISNGGGGFGFWGERIRGSLKRRDSAAQLWKTLRTETAKARKINTGAAFSVLTSDVDQEALTFQSPIFESPKADPTHVASIILGGGAGTRLFPLTSRRAKPAVPIGGCYRLIDVPMSNCINSGIRKIFVLTQFNSFSLNRHLARTYNFGNGVNFGDGFVEVLAATQTPGEAGKKWFQGTADAVRQFIWVFEDAKTKNVEHILILSGDHLYRMDYMDFVQKHIDSNADITVSCVPMDDSHASDYGLMKIDSMGRIIQFAEKPKGPNLKAMQVDTTILGLSEPDALKYPYIASMGVYVFRTDVLLDLLKWRYPSCNDFGSEIIPFAVMDRNVQAYLFNDYWEDIGTIKSFFDANLALTEQPPKFEFYDPKTPFFTSPRYLPPTKVDKCKVVDSIISHGCFLRECSIQHSVVGVRSRLEYGVELKDTMMMGADYYQTESEIASLLAEGKVPIGVGQHTKIRNCIIDKNAKIGKEVVIANKDGVQEADRPREGFYIRSGITVILKNATIKDGTVI, from the exons ATGGATATTTTCTGTGCGACTATGAATACCAATGGGCACCCACTGCAAGCTAGCAAAGGGCGTATCAGCAATGGAGGTGGCggatttgggttttggggggAGAGAATCAGGGGAAGTCTGAAAAGGAGAGATTCGGCTGCTCAGTTGTGGAAGACTCTGAGAACTGAGACGGCGAAGGCCAGAAAGATTAACACTGGTGCCGCCTTCTCTGTTCTTACCTCAGATGTGGACCAAGAAGCTCTG ACATTTCAGTCTCCCATATTTGAGAGTCCGAAAGCGGACCCAACACATGTAGCTTCGATCATATTGGGTGGAGGTGCTGGAACTCGCCTTTTCCCTCTTACCAGCAGAAGAGCCAAGCCCGCT GTTCCAATAGGAGGGTGCTACAGGCTTATTGATGTTCCAATGAGTAATTGCATCAACAGCGGGATAAGGAAGATATTTGTTTTGACACAGTTTAATTCATTTTCCCTCAATCGTCACCTTGCTCGTACATATAATTTTGGGAACGGTGTGAATTTTGGTGATGGCTTTGTGGAG GTTCTGGCTGCTACCCAAACACCAGGAGAAGCAGGGAAAAAGTGGTTCCAAGGAACAGCAGATGCTGTGAGACAATTTATATGGGTATTTGAG GATGCCAAGACTAAGAATGTTGAGCACATATTGATTTTGTCTGGTGATCATCTTTACCGTATGGACTACATGGATTTTGTTCAG AAGCATATTGATTCGAATGCTGATATTACAGTTTCATGTGTACCCATGGATGACAG CCATGCATCAGATTATGGATTAATGAAGATTGATAGCATGGGACGTATCATCCAATTTGCTGAAAAACCGAAGGGACCTAATCTTAAAGCTATG CAAGTTGATACCACTATCCTAGGGTTATCTGAGCCAGATGCCTTGAAATACCCTTACATTGCATCAATGGGTGTATATGTATTCAGAACTGATGTTTTGTTGGATCTTCTGAAGTGGAGATACCCGTCATGCAATGACTTTGGCTCTGAAATTATTCCTTTTGCTGTGATGGACCGCAATGTACAA GCATATCTGTTCAATGATTACTGGGAGGACATTGGAACAATAAAGTCCTTTTTTGACGCAAACTTGGCACTGACAGAGCAG CCTCCGAAGTTTGAATTTTATGACCCAAAGACACCTTTCTTCACGTCTCCTAGATACTTGCCGCCTACTAAAGTTGACAAATGCAAG GTAGTGGATTCTATTATTTCACATGGTTGCTTTTTGCGGGAATGTAGCATCCAACACTCTGTAGTTGGTGTTCGATCACGCTTAGAGTATGGCGTTGAGCTTAAG GATACAATGATGATGGGTGCAGACTACTATCAAACTGAATCTGAAATTGCATCTCTGCTAGCAGAGGGAAAGGTTCCAATTGGTGTTGGACAGCATACCAAAATCAG GAATTGCATAATTGACAAGAATGCAAAAATTGGGAAAGAAGTGGTCATCGCAAACAAAGAT GGTGTTCAAGAAGCTGACAGACCAAGGGAAGGATTTTACATTAGGTCAGGCATCACGGTAATCCTGAAGAATGCAACAATAAAAGATGGAACCGTCATATGA
- the LOC131163056 gene encoding glucose-1-phosphate adenylyltransferase large subunit, chloroplastic/amyloplastic-like isoform X2: MDIFCATMNTNGHPLQASKGRISNGGGGFGFWGERIRGSLKRRDSAAQLWKTLRTETAKARKINTGAAFSVLTSDVDQEALTFQSPIFESPKADPTHVASIILGGGAGTRLFPLTSRRAKPAVLAATQTPGEAGKKWFQGTADAVRQFIWVFEDAKTKNVEHILILSGDHLYRMDYMDFVQKHIDSNADITVSCVPMDDSHASDYGLMKIDSMGRIIQFAEKPKGPNLKAMQVDTTILGLSEPDALKYPYIASMGVYVFRTDVLLDLLKWRYPSCNDFGSEIIPFAVMDRNVQAYLFNDYWEDIGTIKSFFDANLALTEQPPKFEFYDPKTPFFTSPRYLPPTKVDKCKVVDSIISHGCFLRECSIQHSVVGVRSRLEYGVELKDTMMMGADYYQTESEIASLLAEGKVPIGVGQHTKIRNCIIDKNAKIGKEVVIANKDGVQEADRPREGFYIRSGITVILKNATIKDGTVI, translated from the exons ATGGATATTTTCTGTGCGACTATGAATACCAATGGGCACCCACTGCAAGCTAGCAAAGGGCGTATCAGCAATGGAGGTGGCggatttgggttttggggggAGAGAATCAGGGGAAGTCTGAAAAGGAGAGATTCGGCTGCTCAGTTGTGGAAGACTCTGAGAACTGAGACGGCGAAGGCCAGAAAGATTAACACTGGTGCCGCCTTCTCTGTTCTTACCTCAGATGTGGACCAAGAAGCTCTG ACATTTCAGTCTCCCATATTTGAGAGTCCGAAAGCGGACCCAACACATGTAGCTTCGATCATATTGGGTGGAGGTGCTGGAACTCGCCTTTTCCCTCTTACCAGCAGAAGAGCCAAGCCCGCT GTTCTGGCTGCTACCCAAACACCAGGAGAAGCAGGGAAAAAGTGGTTCCAAGGAACAGCAGATGCTGTGAGACAATTTATATGGGTATTTGAG GATGCCAAGACTAAGAATGTTGAGCACATATTGATTTTGTCTGGTGATCATCTTTACCGTATGGACTACATGGATTTTGTTCAG AAGCATATTGATTCGAATGCTGATATTACAGTTTCATGTGTACCCATGGATGACAG CCATGCATCAGATTATGGATTAATGAAGATTGATAGCATGGGACGTATCATCCAATTTGCTGAAAAACCGAAGGGACCTAATCTTAAAGCTATG CAAGTTGATACCACTATCCTAGGGTTATCTGAGCCAGATGCCTTGAAATACCCTTACATTGCATCAATGGGTGTATATGTATTCAGAACTGATGTTTTGTTGGATCTTCTGAAGTGGAGATACCCGTCATGCAATGACTTTGGCTCTGAAATTATTCCTTTTGCTGTGATGGACCGCAATGTACAA GCATATCTGTTCAATGATTACTGGGAGGACATTGGAACAATAAAGTCCTTTTTTGACGCAAACTTGGCACTGACAGAGCAG CCTCCGAAGTTTGAATTTTATGACCCAAAGACACCTTTCTTCACGTCTCCTAGATACTTGCCGCCTACTAAAGTTGACAAATGCAAG GTAGTGGATTCTATTATTTCACATGGTTGCTTTTTGCGGGAATGTAGCATCCAACACTCTGTAGTTGGTGTTCGATCACGCTTAGAGTATGGCGTTGAGCTTAAG GATACAATGATGATGGGTGCAGACTACTATCAAACTGAATCTGAAATTGCATCTCTGCTAGCAGAGGGAAAGGTTCCAATTGGTGTTGGACAGCATACCAAAATCAG GAATTGCATAATTGACAAGAATGCAAAAATTGGGAAAGAAGTGGTCATCGCAAACAAAGAT GGTGTTCAAGAAGCTGACAGACCAAGGGAAGGATTTTACATTAGGTCAGGCATCACGGTAATCCTGAAGAATGCAACAATAAAAGATGGAACCGTCATATGA